A genomic segment from Microbulbifer elongatus encodes:
- a CDS encoding alginate export family protein, with protein MKNQNPFSHFSLRKNLLALTVSIIATAPGFAQEMSEQQAPEVNSFADALSQGDVTLGFRARSEFVDVDGTDVDLTSLQTRLTFTSAAYEGFSTLIEMDDVTHMTDFEGGVGDPEGTEVNQAYLAYATGGTTFKYGRQRILLDNQRFVGGVGFRQNEQTYDAFSVTNTSLADTTLFLARVSNVNRIFGEDSPVGDHTNDTYLLNGKYAGLPAGTLSGYAYLIDNEDAAAFSTDTYGVRFAGGQGDLSYALEYAMQSSAANNPADYDADYLLAEGSYKLGAVTLSGGYELLGADGADGQFITPLATLHKFQGWTDKFLGGGTGNIAGGIEDVYLSVGTTLAGVKVAFNYHQLSSDDSGVSGMDKLGSEAGFLVAGKLAGVNLSVKYSSFSADDFSVDTDKLWLTAAAKF; from the coding sequence ATGAAAAATCAGAATCCTTTTTCCCATTTCTCACTGCGCAAGAACCTGCTCGCGCTCACCGTAAGTATCATCGCTACAGCACCTGGGTTCGCCCAGGAAATGTCCGAGCAGCAGGCACCGGAAGTGAACAGCTTCGCGGACGCCCTGTCTCAGGGGGACGTGACCCTCGGCTTCCGTGCCCGCTCGGAGTTTGTGGATGTGGACGGCACCGATGTGGACCTGACCAGCCTGCAGACCCGCCTGACCTTTACTTCCGCAGCCTACGAAGGGTTCAGCACGCTGATCGAAATGGACGATGTTACGCACATGACTGATTTTGAGGGTGGTGTGGGCGACCCCGAAGGCACCGAAGTCAATCAGGCCTATCTGGCTTACGCCACCGGTGGCACTACCTTCAAATACGGGCGTCAGCGCATTCTTCTCGACAACCAGCGCTTTGTCGGCGGTGTCGGCTTCCGTCAGAACGAACAGACCTACGACGCCTTCAGCGTGACCAATACCAGCCTTGCCGATACCACTCTGTTCCTGGCGCGGGTCAGCAACGTCAACCGAATTTTTGGTGAGGACAGCCCGGTAGGCGACCACACCAATGACACTTACCTGTTGAATGGCAAGTATGCCGGGCTGCCTGCAGGCACCCTGAGCGGTTACGCCTACCTGATCGATAATGAGGACGCCGCGGCCTTCTCCACCGACACCTACGGCGTGCGCTTTGCCGGTGGTCAGGGCGACCTCTCCTATGCGCTGGAATACGCCATGCAGTCTTCCGCGGCGAACAACCCTGCCGACTACGATGCGGACTATCTACTGGCAGAAGGCAGCTACAAGCTGGGTGCGGTCACTCTCTCTGGCGGCTATGAGCTACTGGGTGCCGACGGCGCCGATGGTCAGTTCATTACCCCGCTGGCCACCCTGCATAAATTCCAGGGGTGGACCGACAAATTCCTCGGTGGCGGCACCGGTAATATCGCCGGCGGTATCGAAGACGTCTACCTGTCTGTGGGCACCACTCTGGCTGGCGTCAAGGTCGCATTCAACTATCACCAACTGAGCTCTGATGACAGCGGCGTATCCGGTATGGACAAACTGGGAAGCGAGGCGGGATTCCTGGTGGCGGGCAAGCTGGCAGGGGTAAACCTGAGCGTGAAATACAGTAGTTTCAGTGCCGACGACTTCAGTGTAGACACCGACAAGCTCTGGCTCACTGCCGCAGCAAAGTTCTAA
- a CDS encoding ABC transporter ATP-binding protein yields MSVLLDISHIDMEFPTPKGPFTALRDVDLKIAQGEFVSLIGHSGCGKSTVLNVVAGLYQATRGGVILNGKEVAEPGPERAVVFQNHSLLPWLTAYENVELAVKQVFGNSKSKTEMREWIEHNLDLVHMSHALHKRPDEISGGMKQRVGIARALAMQPKVLLMDEPFGALDALTRAHMQDSLMEIQAELNNTVIMITHDVDEAVLLSDRIVMMTNGPAATIGEILDVDLERPRHRLELADDPLYNQYRTKVLKFLHERHSKPDVPVKKAAAKPMQTTENTTTGHTQNEAVEDAA; encoded by the coding sequence ATGAGCGTACTTCTCGACATCAGCCACATCGATATGGAATTCCCGACCCCCAAGGGCCCGTTTACCGCTCTGCGGGATGTCGATCTGAAAATTGCCCAGGGAGAGTTTGTCTCCCTGATCGGCCACTCCGGCTGCGGCAAATCCACCGTCCTGAATGTGGTTGCGGGCCTTTACCAGGCAACCCGCGGCGGCGTGATTCTCAATGGCAAGGAAGTAGCCGAGCCGGGCCCGGAGCGCGCAGTGGTCTTCCAGAACCACTCTCTTCTCCCCTGGCTCACCGCCTATGAGAATGTGGAGCTGGCGGTCAAACAGGTTTTTGGTAACAGCAAATCCAAAACCGAAATGCGCGAGTGGATCGAACACAATCTTGATCTGGTGCATATGAGCCACGCCCTGCACAAGCGCCCGGATGAAATTTCCGGCGGTATGAAGCAGCGTGTGGGTATCGCCCGTGCCCTGGCCATGCAGCCCAAGGTACTGCTGATGGATGAACCCTTTGGCGCCCTGGATGCATTGACCCGCGCACATATGCAGGACTCCCTGATGGAGATCCAGGCGGAGTTGAACAACACGGTGATCATGATCACCCACGATGTGGATGAAGCCGTATTGTTATCAGACCGCATTGTGATGATGACCAACGGCCCCGCCGCCACCATCGGTGAGATTCTCGACGTTGACCTGGAGCGCCCGCGCCACCGCCTGGAACTGGCGGACGACCCGCTCTACAACCAGTACCGAACCAAGGTGCTGAAGTTCCTGCACGAACGGCACAGCAAGCCCGACGTTCCCGTTAAAAAGGCCGCCGCCAAACCCATGCAGACGACAGAAAACACCACAACAGGCCACACACAGAACGAAGCGGTGGAAGACGCCGCCTGA
- a CDS encoding ABC transporter permease — MNTTTVNAEKISGFKLPQLSELLTGALVSSAIRLVALPLAGILAFLLLWSITAQNIDTSLGKFPGPAAVMEQFNALYDEHQRSREKEQAFYERQEKRNAERVAKDPSYEPRIRAYTGKETFLDQIITSLVTVMSGFLLAVAIAIPLGIAIGLSKPLNNAINPIIQVFKPVSPLAWLPLVTMVVSALYATPDPVVAKSFLVSLITVTLCCLWPMVINTAVGVAGIDKDLVNVSKVLRLPALRHVQKIVLPASVPMIFTGMRLSLGVAWMVLIAAEMLAQNPGLGKFVWDEFQNGSSNSLARIMAAVLVIGVIGFLLDRGMLTLQKLVSWDKSANQ; from the coding sequence ATGAATACCACCACGGTGAATGCCGAAAAAATATCGGGCTTCAAGCTGCCGCAACTGAGCGAGCTACTCACTGGCGCTCTTGTCAGCAGCGCCATCCGACTGGTCGCATTACCACTCGCCGGCATCCTCGCGTTTCTGCTGTTGTGGTCGATCACCGCACAGAATATTGACACATCCCTCGGGAAATTCCCCGGCCCGGCGGCGGTAATGGAGCAGTTCAATGCCCTGTACGACGAACATCAACGCTCACGAGAGAAGGAGCAGGCGTTTTATGAACGCCAGGAAAAACGTAACGCAGAGCGTGTAGCCAAGGACCCGAGCTACGAACCCAGAATCCGCGCCTATACCGGCAAGGAAACTTTTCTCGATCAGATTATTACCAGTCTGGTAACCGTGATGAGCGGCTTTCTGTTGGCGGTAGCCATTGCCATTCCCCTAGGCATCGCCATTGGTCTCAGTAAACCGCTCAACAATGCGATCAACCCCATCATTCAGGTGTTCAAACCGGTATCGCCACTCGCCTGGCTACCCCTGGTCACCATGGTGGTTTCCGCGCTCTACGCAACGCCCGATCCAGTGGTAGCCAAATCCTTCCTGGTCTCCCTGATTACCGTCACCCTGTGCTGCCTGTGGCCCATGGTCATCAATACCGCCGTGGGTGTTGCCGGTATCGACAAGGACCTGGTGAATGTCAGCAAGGTACTGCGCCTGCCCGCCCTGCGCCATGTACAGAAAATCGTACTACCCGCATCGGTCCCGATGATTTTTACCGGTATGCGTCTGTCGCTCGGCGTGGCCTGGATGGTACTGATTGCCGCAGAAATGCTGGCGCAAAACCCCGGCCTCGGAAAGTTCGTATGGGATGAATTCCAGAACGGCAGCTCCAACTCCCTGGCGCGAATCATGGCCGCGGTACTGGTGATCGGTGTGATCGGTTTCCTGCTGGATCGCGGCATGCTCACCCTGCAGAAACTGGTCTCCTGGGATAAATCGGCAAACCAGTAA
- a CDS encoding CmpA/NrtA family ABC transporter substrate-binding protein has product MSWKKPVKTLAASLALAVGFTITPASGKELGYPEKEELTFGFIKLTDMAPIAIAYEKGFFEDEGLYVTIEAQANWKVLLDGVIDGRLDGAHMLAGQPIAATMGFGTKADIITPFSMDLNGNGITVSNAIWEEMKPNIPKMEDGRPVHPIKADALKPVVEKYKADGKPFNMGMVFPVSTHNYELRYWLAAGGIHPGFYAPHKGDTSGQIDADALLSVTPPPQMPATLEAGTIYGYCVGEPWNQQAVFKDIGVPVVTDYEIWKDNPEKVFGITREFAEKYPNTTVRVTRALIRAAMWLDENNNANRPEAVKILSQSNYVGADYDVIANSMTGTFEYEKGDKREVPDFNVFFRYNATYPYYSDAIWYLTQMRRWGQISEDKPDQWYKDLAAKVYRPDIYAAAAKSLIEEELATADQFPDFETEDGFRNPQTHFIDGIVYNGQKPNEYIEKFAIGLKSGQKL; this is encoded by the coding sequence ATGAGCTGGAAAAAACCCGTAAAAACACTCGCTGCATCGCTTGCACTGGCGGTGGGTTTCACCATCACGCCGGCCAGTGGGAAAGAACTGGGCTACCCCGAAAAAGAAGAGCTCACCTTCGGCTTTATCAAACTCACCGACATGGCCCCCATCGCCATTGCCTATGAGAAAGGCTTTTTCGAGGACGAAGGTCTCTACGTCACCATCGAGGCCCAGGCCAACTGGAAAGTGCTGCTGGACGGTGTAATCGATGGCCGCCTTGACGGCGCCCATATGCTGGCGGGCCAGCCTATCGCTGCCACCATGGGTTTCGGCACCAAGGCCGATATCATCACCCCCTTCTCCATGGATCTGAACGGCAACGGCATCACCGTCTCCAACGCCATCTGGGAAGAGATGAAGCCGAATATCCCCAAGATGGAAGACGGCCGCCCGGTACACCCGATCAAGGCGGATGCGCTGAAGCCGGTGGTCGAGAAGTACAAGGCCGATGGCAAGCCCTTCAACATGGGCATGGTGTTCCCGGTATCCACCCACAACTACGAACTGCGCTACTGGCTGGCCGCGGGCGGCATTCACCCAGGCTTCTACGCTCCGCATAAAGGCGATACCTCCGGTCAGATCGATGCCGACGCGCTGCTGTCGGTAACCCCACCACCGCAAATGCCGGCCACCCTGGAAGCGGGCACCATCTATGGCTACTGCGTCGGCGAGCCCTGGAACCAGCAGGCGGTGTTCAAGGACATCGGCGTGCCGGTCGTCACCGACTACGAGATCTGGAAAGACAACCCGGAGAAAGTATTCGGAATCACCAGGGAGTTCGCCGAGAAATACCCTAACACCACCGTACGTGTCACCCGTGCATTGATCCGCGCCGCCATGTGGCTGGATGAGAACAACAATGCGAACCGCCCGGAAGCCGTGAAGATCCTGTCCCAGTCCAACTATGTGGGGGCGGACTACGATGTGATTGCCAATAGCATGACCGGCACCTTCGAATACGAAAAAGGGGACAAGCGCGAAGTTCCGGACTTCAACGTTTTCTTCCGCTATAACGCAACCTATCCCTACTACTCCGATGCTATCTGGTACCTCACCCAGATGCGCCGCTGGGGCCAGATCTCTGAAGACAAACCGGATCAGTGGTACAAGGATCTCGCAGCCAAGGTTTACCGCCCTGACATCTACGCCGCTGCCGCCAAGTCCCTGATCGAAGAAGAGCTGGCCACCGCCGATCAGTTCCCGGATTTTGAAACAGAGGATGGCTTCCGCAACCCGCAAACGCATTTTATCGACGGTATCGTCTACAACGGCCAGAAACCCAACGAATACATTGAGAAGTTCGCGATTGGGCTGAAGTCCGGTCAGAAACTGTAA
- a CDS encoding OmpP1/FadL family transporter, whose amino-acid sequence MTIKTLRRAALAAAICSASSGAMAAGFALQESSVSGLGRAYAAENTIGDNAAILARNPAGSALFDRITITGGFNYVDPEIDAAGYTQFFAQTPNGEFPLTEPLYQEANDYATDAIVPFGYVAVPIDDCWSFGFAMNADYGLETDFDSNWLVTHISDKTELLTVNLAPSVAYNYRDVFSVGVSVNFLYADATLNTKVPNDFPVDPSLSNAKILNASGDDWDTSWAIGALWNITDRTRVGISYQAEFDPKLDADVDSDLLPSVINGLPFDNEPADLTLDLPDVAEIGLYHRFNKEWGLAVGATWTDWDDFERLEAFFPDQTVGGEPYLPYNPLHIKEENFKTGWRYSVGLEYYPCEEVTWRMGYAYDEGAARDGLYTEESELVGRDITWRTLSIPDNDRQWVTFGGTYKFNNQLSIDGGLAYIWGDDAPIQEFSSLPVAALGGALNTYFDGGTTNLEAWIAGVGLNYSF is encoded by the coding sequence ATGACTATCAAAACTTTGCGCAGAGCCGCATTAGCGGCAGCAATCTGTTCCGCATCCAGCGGCGCCATGGCGGCTGGCTTTGCACTTCAGGAATCCAGTGTCAGTGGCCTGGGCCGCGCCTATGCCGCCGAGAACACCATCGGTGATAACGCCGCCATTCTCGCCCGCAACCCCGCAGGTTCTGCGCTGTTTGACCGCATCACCATCACTGGCGGCTTCAACTACGTGGACCCGGAAATCGATGCCGCCGGTTACACCCAGTTTTTCGCCCAGACCCCCAATGGCGAGTTTCCGCTGACCGAACCTCTCTACCAGGAGGCCAACGATTACGCCACCGATGCGATTGTGCCGTTCGGCTATGTGGCGGTACCCATTGATGACTGCTGGTCGTTCGGTTTTGCGATGAATGCCGACTACGGCCTGGAAACCGATTTCGACTCCAACTGGCTGGTAACCCATATCTCCGATAAAACGGAGCTGCTGACCGTCAACCTCGCACCGTCTGTGGCCTACAACTACCGCGACGTATTCAGCGTTGGGGTATCCGTCAACTTCCTGTATGCGGACGCCACCCTGAACACTAAGGTCCCCAATGACTTCCCGGTGGACCCGTCACTGTCCAATGCCAAAATTCTGAACGCCAGCGGCGACGACTGGGATACCAGCTGGGCAATCGGTGCCCTGTGGAACATCACCGACCGCACCCGCGTCGGTATTTCCTACCAGGCTGAGTTCGACCCGAAACTCGATGCGGATGTCGACTCGGATCTTCTGCCCTCCGTGATAAACGGTTTGCCATTTGACAACGAACCCGCCGACCTGACTCTGGATCTGCCGGATGTCGCGGAGATCGGCCTGTATCACCGCTTCAACAAGGAGTGGGGCCTGGCGGTGGGCGCCACCTGGACCGACTGGGACGATTTTGAGCGCCTGGAAGCGTTTTTCCCTGACCAGACTGTTGGCGGCGAGCCCTACCTGCCGTACAACCCGCTGCACATCAAGGAAGAGAACTTCAAGACCGGCTGGCGTTACAGCGTAGGTCTGGAGTACTACCCCTGTGAAGAAGTAACCTGGCGCATGGGCTATGCCTATGACGAGGGTGCTGCCCGTGATGGTCTCTACACCGAAGAAAGTGAACTGGTAGGCCGTGATATCACCTGGCGTACGCTGTCTATTCCAGACAACGATCGCCAGTGGGTAACCTTTGGCGGCACCTACAAATTCAACAACCAGTTGAGCATCGATGGCGGCCTTGCGTATATCTGGGGTGACGATGCACCGATCCAGGAGTTTTCCAGCCTGCCGGTTGCGGCACTGGGCGGCGCACTCAACACCTACTTTGATGGCGGCACCACCAACCTGGAAGCCTGGATTGCAGGTGTTGGCCTGAACTACAGCTTCTGA
- a CDS encoding DUF3108 domain-containing protein, with translation MNRFAVATASVCFFLSTLLTGLPSYAQSEADSAPPATNTAASNVLVPFTAIYEAEFSGFGVKAERKLTGSPQSWRLDFSAHSMFAKIEEYSRFAQQGTRLTPQHYDYQKSGLGRDRHTALSFEDDGKRILNIYDKSRSIENAPANTQDKISYQLQLALDIANGKKPLKYQVADGKKIRDYEFEVAGEETISTPMGKVKTIKVQRVRDEDAARVTNIWFAPEWNYALVKLMQREENGKSYQITLTKLSINGKQISAQK, from the coding sequence TTGAATCGTTTCGCCGTTGCTACCGCATCAGTCTGTTTCTTTCTATCCACCCTGCTTACTGGCCTGCCGAGCTACGCTCAGAGCGAAGCCGATAGTGCCCCCCCCGCCACGAATACCGCTGCCTCCAACGTGCTGGTTCCGTTCACTGCCATTTACGAGGCAGAGTTCAGTGGGTTTGGCGTCAAAGCCGAACGCAAATTAACCGGTAGCCCGCAAAGCTGGCGCCTGGATTTTTCCGCGCATTCCATGTTTGCGAAAATCGAGGAATATTCCCGCTTCGCCCAACAGGGTACCCGGCTCACTCCCCAGCACTACGATTATCAGAAATCCGGACTGGGCCGGGATCGTCACACAGCCCTCAGTTTTGAAGACGACGGCAAGCGCATTCTGAACATCTACGATAAATCCCGCAGTATCGAAAACGCGCCAGCAAATACCCAGGACAAAATCAGCTACCAGCTGCAGCTGGCGCTGGATATCGCCAATGGCAAAAAACCACTGAAGTATCAGGTAGCCGATGGAAAAAAAATCCGCGACTACGAATTTGAGGTGGCGGGCGAAGAAACGATCAGCACTCCCATGGGCAAAGTAAAAACCATTAAAGTACAGAGAGTGCGCGACGAGGATGCCGCGCGCGTCACCAACATCTGGTTTGCCCCCGAGTGGAACTACGCACTGGTAAAGCTGATGCAGCGCGAAGAAAATGGCAAAAGCTACCAGATCACCCTGACAAAATTATCCATTAATGGAAAACAAATCAGCGCGCAAAAATAA
- the purN gene encoding phosphoribosylglycinamide formyltransferase encodes MSISDTPTPSGNCRAVVLISGSGSNLQTFLDAAASGDSGYTVEAVISNKADAYGLTRAQNAGVPTEVLSHRDFSDRDSFDQAMAKLIDGYQPDLVILAGFMRILTPDFVRHFSGRLLNIHPSLLPKYQGLYTHQRALDAGDREHGATVHFVTEELDGGPPILQAAVPIESGDTAESLAQRVLVQEHKIYPMVASWFAQGRLRMVGDRAELDGELLPRSGKRL; translated from the coding sequence ATGTCCATTAGCGATACCCCCACTCCGAGCGGGAACTGCCGCGCCGTCGTGCTGATCTCCGGCAGCGGCAGCAACCTGCAGACCTTTCTGGACGCCGCCGCCAGCGGTGACAGCGGCTATACCGTGGAAGCGGTCATCAGTAATAAGGCCGACGCCTACGGGCTCACCCGGGCGCAAAACGCTGGCGTGCCCACCGAGGTGCTGAGCCACCGGGACTTCAGCGATCGCGACAGCTTCGACCAGGCCATGGCCAAGCTGATCGATGGCTACCAGCCGGATCTCGTCATCCTCGCCGGCTTTATGCGCATCCTGACGCCGGACTTTGTGCGCCACTTCAGTGGGCGCCTGTTGAACATTCATCCCTCTTTGTTGCCCAAGTACCAGGGCCTGTATACACATCAGCGCGCGCTGGATGCCGGCGACAGGGAACACGGCGCCACCGTGCACTTTGTCACCGAAGAGCTCGACGGTGGTCCGCCCATCCTGCAGGCGGCGGTCCCCATCGAGAGCGGCGATACCGCCGAATCCCTTGCACAGCGCGTGCTGGTGCAGGAACATAAAATCTATCCAATGGTGGCCAGCTGGTTTGCCCAGGGCCGTCTGCGCATGGTGGGAGACCGCGCCGAGCTGGATGGAGAGCTGCTGCCACGCAGTGGCAAACGGTTGTAG
- the purM gene encoding phosphoribosylformylglycinamidine cyclo-ligase, with amino-acid sequence MSDSKPNSSSPSLSYKDAGVDIDAGNALVERIKHVAKRTTRPEVMGGLGGFGALCQLPSGYKEPVLVSGTDGVGTKLRLAMDLGIHDTIGIDLVAMCVNDLVVAGAEPLFFLDYYATGKLNVDIAADVVTGIGKGCELAGAALVGGETAEMPGMYEGEDYDLAGFCVGVVEKSEIIDGSKVQTGDTLIGLGASGPHSNGYSLIRKVLEISGADLNKDLEGKTLAESLMAPTRIYVKSLLGLMKEVQVNALSHITGGGLLENLPRVLPENARAVIDTKSWDLPPVFRWLQEAGNIEGREMYRTFNCGVGMVICVPAADADKAVAKLKELGEDAFIVGSIEATTGGEAVELAGL; translated from the coding sequence ATGAGCGACTCCAAGCCGAACTCCTCCAGCCCCTCTCTCAGCTACAAAGACGCCGGTGTCGATATCGACGCGGGCAACGCCCTGGTTGAGCGCATCAAGCATGTGGCCAAGCGCACCACGCGCCCGGAGGTCATGGGTGGCCTCGGTGGATTCGGCGCCCTGTGCCAACTGCCGAGCGGCTATAAAGAGCCCGTCCTGGTCAGCGGCACCGATGGTGTCGGCACCAAACTGCGCCTGGCCATGGACCTGGGCATTCATGACACCATCGGCATCGACCTGGTGGCCATGTGCGTCAACGACCTGGTGGTTGCCGGCGCCGAGCCCCTGTTCTTCCTCGACTACTACGCCACCGGTAAGCTGAATGTCGATATCGCCGCGGACGTGGTCACCGGTATCGGCAAAGGCTGTGAGCTGGCCGGGGCCGCCCTGGTAGGCGGTGAGACCGCGGAAATGCCGGGCATGTACGAAGGCGAAGACTACGACCTCGCGGGCTTCTGCGTAGGTGTGGTGGAAAAATCCGAAATCATTGACGGCAGCAAGGTACAGACCGGCGACACACTGATCGGTCTCGGCGCCTCCGGCCCCCATTCCAACGGCTACTCCCTGATCCGCAAGGTGCTGGAAATCAGCGGCGCCGACCTGAACAAGGATCTGGAAGGCAAGACGCTGGCCGAATCCCTGATGGCTCCGACCCGCATCTACGTCAAGAGCCTGCTGGGTCTGATGAAGGAAGTGCAGGTCAACGCCCTGAGCCATATCACCGGCGGCGGCCTGCTGGAAAACCTGCCCCGAGTTCTGCCAGAGAACGCCCGCGCAGTCATTGATACCAAAAGCTGGGACCTGCCGCCGGTTTTCCGCTGGCTGCAGGAAGCGGGCAATATCGAAGGCCGCGAGATGTACCGCACCTTTAACTGCGGGGTGGGTATGGTGATCTGTGTACCGGCGGCGGACGCCGACAAGGCCGTTGCCAAGCTGAAAGAGCTGGGTGAAGACGCCTTCATCGTCGGTAGCATCGAAGCCACCACCGGTGGCGAAGCGGTAGAACTGGCCGGTCTGTAA
- a CDS encoding DUF2066 domain-containing protein encodes MPLTITPRALLWFVLLLAAMSATLLVSPASARVMPDLYDVREAVASRGNTDRADATARGLERVFVRVTGDQNIANNPKVAPVLAQSQKFVQSYRYDSDDNQLYLQLAFDPQAVNDLVHKLQLPLWPNNRPGTLVWMAVDTLQSGRDTLRQEDYPELFGLLDGLAMERGLPLDFPVMDLNDQRNMPLGSLWAQDEGAAERAGVRYRPDATLMGRLLQTSGQRWQANWLLIHGGRSYAFDASGTTMEEVALRGVNEAANLLAERYAVHSSDTGVASAVMVEISGIRSFAHYSQATKYLQGLAQVSSAEVLAVDGDRLMLALTSSTELKTLQNVLALNRNLQLARDDGLVDLSGYRAPLGSAQNPLRYSWQ; translated from the coding sequence ATGCCATTGACCATAACCCCCCGCGCACTGCTCTGGTTTGTGCTGCTGTTGGCAGCAATGTCGGCGACGCTGTTGGTCTCACCCGCCAGTGCGCGGGTCATGCCGGATCTGTACGATGTACGGGAAGCGGTCGCCAGCCGCGGCAACACCGACCGCGCTGACGCCACTGCCCGCGGCCTGGAGCGTGTATTCGTGCGGGTTACCGGTGATCAGAATATCGCCAACAACCCCAAGGTTGCGCCGGTGTTGGCGCAGTCTCAGAAATTTGTGCAGAGCTACCGCTACGACAGTGACGACAATCAGCTGTACCTGCAACTGGCTTTTGATCCCCAGGCGGTGAACGATCTGGTCCACAAGCTGCAACTGCCCCTGTGGCCGAATAACCGCCCGGGTACACTGGTATGGATGGCTGTGGACACCCTGCAATCCGGCCGCGATACCCTGCGCCAGGAAGACTACCCGGAGTTGTTCGGATTACTGGACGGCCTCGCCATGGAGCGTGGGCTACCGCTCGACTTCCCGGTTATGGATCTGAATGACCAGCGCAATATGCCCCTGGGCAGCCTCTGGGCCCAGGATGAAGGTGCCGCAGAGCGCGCTGGTGTGCGCTATCGCCCGGATGCGACGCTGATGGGCCGCCTGTTGCAGACCTCTGGTCAGCGCTGGCAGGCAAACTGGCTGCTGATCCACGGTGGCCGCAGCTATGCCTTCGACGCCAGCGGTACCACCATGGAAGAAGTGGCTCTGCGCGGTGTCAACGAGGCCGCCAACCTGTTGGCAGAGCGTTACGCGGTGCATAGCTCCGATACCGGAGTGGCCAGCGCGGTCATGGTGGAGATCTCCGGTATTCGCAGCTTCGCGCACTACTCCCAGGCGACCAAATATCTGCAGGGGCTGGCGCAGGTCAGCAGCGCTGAGGTGTTGGCAGTGGACGGTGACCGCCTGATGTTGGCGCTTACTTCCAGCACCGAGCTCAAGACCCTGCAGAATGTGCTGGCATTGAACCGCAACCTGCAGTTGGCGCGCGATGATGGCTTGGTTGATCTATCCGGCTACCGCGCGCCACTCGGTAGCGCCCAGAATCCGCTGCGCTACAGCTGGCAGTAA
- the hda gene encoding DnaA regulatory inactivator Hda, producing MSGSSQSGGVPQQLPLGVSLRDDATFANFFQSPDDGNRQVVGMLNAFACGQSPEQVVYLWGEPGSGVTHLLQSACQVAEASGRSFQYLPLSDLIDNDPEAIVEGLECLDLVCIDDLQQIEGRTDWQTALFHLYNRLRDSGKQLLLGARQSPRNLPLTLADLKSRLQWGLTFQLHPLSDNDKVAALVRRSKLRGFDLPEDVALYILHRAPRNTRALFTLLEQLDRASLQAQRKITIPFVKQVLNI from the coding sequence GTGTCTGGTAGTAGCCAATCCGGCGGTGTTCCGCAGCAATTGCCTCTGGGTGTTTCCCTGCGGGACGATGCCACGTTCGCCAATTTTTTCCAGTCGCCCGATGACGGTAACCGGCAGGTCGTGGGCATGCTGAACGCCTTTGCCTGCGGGCAGAGCCCCGAGCAGGTGGTGTATCTGTGGGGGGAGCCCGGCAGTGGGGTAACCCACCTGTTACAGTCTGCGTGTCAGGTGGCGGAGGCGAGTGGACGGAGTTTTCAGTACCTACCGCTCTCGGACCTGATCGACAATGACCCCGAAGCCATTGTCGAGGGGCTGGAGTGTCTGGATCTGGTGTGCATTGATGATCTGCAACAGATCGAAGGGCGCACCGACTGGCAGACGGCGTTGTTTCATCTGTACAACCGTCTGCGGGACAGTGGCAAACAACTATTACTGGGCGCGAGGCAGTCTCCACGGAATCTGCCCCTGACCCTGGCCGATCTTAAATCCCGGCTGCAGTGGGGGCTTACTTTCCAGCTGCATCCGCTGAGCGATAACGACAAGGTTGCCGCGCTGGTGCGTCGCAGCAAGCTGCGGGGGTTCGACCTGCCCGAAGATGTAGCTTTGTATATTCTTCATCGCGCGCCGCGCAACACCCGTGCGCTGTTCACGTTGCTTGAGCAGCTGGATCGGGCTTCGTTGCAGGCCCAGCGCAAAATCACCATTCCTTTCGTCAAGCAGGTCCTCAATATCTGA